In Bradyrhizobium sp. 1(2017), one DNA window encodes the following:
- the rnd gene encoding ribonuclease D gives MDLITTTADLAAACSRLAKHPVITVDTEFLRETTYYPLLCVVQMASPEEAVVIDTLAEGIDLKPFFELMGNEGVLKVFHAARQDIEIIWHQAGIIPHPVFDTQVAAMVLGYGDSIAYDQLVEKVTGHRPDKTHRFTDWSRRPLTKEQMHYAVSDVTHLRDVFAALDADLKKRRRSEWVSIEMEVLTSPRTYDFHPERAWERLKTRVRKPKDLAVLMEVAAWREQEAQSRDVPRGRVLRDEAVSDIATHAPNTLEKLAHLRSVPKGFEKSKWGADIVAAVERGLAKDFSTLPKLEKPRNNNNGAAIVELLKVLLRMTAERHAVASKVIATVDDLEEIAASDDADVPALRGWRRELFGDAALKLKRGELALAIEKGRVVGVQRA, from the coding sequence ATGGATTTGATTACCACCACCGCTGACCTCGCGGCTGCCTGCAGCCGGCTGGCCAAGCACCCCGTTATCACCGTCGACACCGAGTTCCTGCGCGAAACCACCTATTACCCGCTGCTGTGCGTGGTGCAGATGGCCAGCCCCGAGGAAGCCGTCGTCATCGACACCTTGGCCGAAGGCATCGACCTCAAGCCGTTCTTCGAACTGATGGGCAACGAGGGCGTGCTGAAGGTCTTTCACGCCGCCCGCCAGGACATTGAGATTATCTGGCACCAGGCGGGCATCATCCCGCATCCGGTGTTCGACACCCAGGTCGCGGCCATGGTGCTGGGCTATGGCGACAGCATCGCCTACGACCAGCTGGTCGAGAAGGTCACTGGCCACCGCCCGGACAAGACCCACCGCTTCACCGACTGGTCGCGCCGGCCGCTGACCAAGGAGCAGATGCACTACGCGGTGTCCGACGTGACCCATTTGCGCGACGTGTTCGCGGCGCTCGACGCCGACCTCAAGAAGCGCCGCCGCAGCGAATGGGTCTCCATCGAGATGGAGGTCCTGACCTCCCCCAGGACCTACGACTTCCACCCCGAGCGCGCCTGGGAGCGGCTGAAGACGCGGGTGCGCAAGCCGAAGGACCTCGCGGTGCTAATGGAGGTCGCGGCCTGGCGCGAGCAGGAGGCGCAGAGCCGCGACGTGCCGCGCGGCCGGGTGCTGCGGGATGAAGCCGTCAGCGACATCGCAACCCATGCGCCGAACACGCTGGAGAAGCTCGCCCACCTGCGCTCGGTGCCGAAGGGATTCGAGAAGTCGAAATGGGGCGCGGACATCGTCGCCGCGGTCGAGCGCGGTCTTGCGAAGGACTTCTCGACGCTGCCGAAGCTGGAGAAGCCACGCAACAACAACAACGGCGCGGCGATCGTCGAGCTGTTGAAGGTGCTGCTGCGCATGACCGCCGAGCGCCATGCAGTCGCCAGCAAGGTGATCGCCACCGTCGACGATCTCGAGGAGATCGCCGCCAGTGACGACGCCGATGTTCCGGCGCTGCGCGGCTGGCGCCGCGAGCTGTTCGGCGATGCCGCCCTCAAGCTCAAGCGCGGCGAGCTGGCGCTCGCGATCGAGAAGGGCCGCGTGGTCGGGGTTCAGCGGGCGTAG
- a CDS encoding LysR family transcriptional regulator, whose protein sequence is MDRLTSMAVFVRAVDLGSFAAAADAFEMSGPMVGKHVRFLEERLGVRLLNRTTRRQSLTEAGQAYYERCRAVLAEADAADAVVADELSEPRGRLRVTAPALLGRHCIAPLLMKLARKHPHLELDLSFGDPIANIVEAGYDLAIRTGDLDDQSGLTTRRIASQRMVVCGARSYLRANGKPKSIDDLAAHRAIIYRRSGRIRPWLFPLEGQPPREITPSGRLRLDDLEAIADAAAQGMGLAWLPYWLVRERLKTGALVGLFAEQPEFLYDCHALWPRSPRLPPKVRAAVDALAEALPKLMR, encoded by the coding sequence ATGGATCGCCTGACCAGCATGGCCGTGTTTGTCCGGGCCGTCGATCTCGGTTCGTTCGCGGCCGCGGCCGACGCCTTCGAGATGTCGGGGCCGATGGTAGGCAAGCACGTACGCTTTCTCGAAGAGCGCCTCGGCGTCCGCCTCCTCAACCGCACCACGCGCCGCCAGAGCCTGACTGAAGCTGGCCAGGCCTATTACGAGCGCTGCCGTGCGGTCCTGGCCGAAGCAGATGCCGCGGACGCCGTCGTGGCCGACGAGCTTTCCGAGCCACGCGGCAGGTTGCGCGTGACCGCGCCTGCGCTGCTCGGACGGCACTGCATCGCACCCTTGCTGATGAAGCTCGCGCGAAAACACCCGCATCTCGAGCTTGATCTTTCGTTCGGCGACCCGATCGCGAACATTGTCGAGGCCGGCTACGACCTTGCGATCCGGACCGGCGATCTCGACGACCAGTCCGGTCTGACGACGCGGCGCATCGCAAGCCAGCGCATGGTGGTGTGCGGCGCGCGCTCGTATCTGCGCGCCAATGGCAAGCCGAAATCGATTGACGATCTCGCCGCGCACCGGGCGATCATCTATCGCCGCTCCGGACGCATTCGGCCCTGGCTGTTTCCGCTGGAAGGCCAGCCTCCGCGCGAGATCACGCCATCAGGCAGGCTGAGGCTCGACGATCTGGAGGCGATCGCCGACGCCGCCGCGCAAGGCATGGGCCTCGCCTGGCTACCCTATTGGCTGGTCCGCGAGCGCCTCAAGACCGGCGCACTGGTCGGTCTGTTCGCGGAGCAACCCGAATTCCTGTACGACTGCCACGCATTGTGGCCTCGTTCACCCCGGTTGCCGCCAAAGGTCCGCGCCGCCGTGGACGCCCTCGCCGAGGCCTTGCCGAAGCTGATGAGGTGA
- a CDS encoding zinc-dependent alcohol dehydrogenase family protein, producing the protein MTRAVRFHQHGGPEVLRIETVDVAPPARGEVQIRIRALGLNRAEALLRRGTYIETAKFPSGLGLEAAGIVEAVGDDQTGFMPGDNVSIVPPLSMVRWPAHAELANFPAGIVVRHPPALGFEAAAAVWMQYLTAYGALVDVSGLSRGEVVAITAASSSVGLAAIQIANRIGAIPIALTRTSAKRRALLEAGAAHVVPSGEADIGARLAEIAGANGVRVVFDAVGGPAFEPLTAAMSPGGILIEYGGLSAEPTPFPLPNVLSKSLTLRGYLVHEIIRDPVRLARAKAFILDGVSDGALKPIIARTFRFEEIVEAHRFLESNTQFGKIVVTI; encoded by the coding sequence ATGACGCGCGCCGTTCGCTTTCATCAACATGGCGGTCCCGAAGTGTTGCGCATCGAGACGGTCGATGTCGCGCCACCTGCGAGGGGCGAGGTGCAGATCCGGATCAGGGCGCTCGGCCTCAACCGCGCGGAAGCCTTGTTGCGGCGGGGGACCTATATCGAGACCGCGAAATTTCCATCCGGCCTTGGTCTGGAGGCGGCCGGCATCGTCGAGGCCGTCGGGGACGACCAGACCGGGTTCATGCCGGGCGACAATGTGAGCATCGTGCCGCCGCTGTCGATGGTGCGCTGGCCGGCCCATGCCGAGCTCGCGAACTTTCCTGCCGGGATCGTCGTGAGGCATCCGCCCGCGCTTGGCTTCGAGGCGGCGGCTGCGGTGTGGATGCAGTATCTGACGGCCTACGGCGCGCTGGTCGATGTCTCAGGGCTCTCGCGTGGGGAGGTCGTCGCCATCACGGCGGCATCGAGCAGCGTTGGGCTCGCCGCCATTCAGATCGCGAACCGCATCGGCGCTATTCCAATCGCCCTGACGCGCACCTCGGCCAAGCGTCGCGCCTTGCTCGAGGCCGGCGCTGCCCACGTCGTCCCCTCGGGCGAAGCGGACATCGGAGCGCGGCTGGCGGAGATCGCCGGTGCGAACGGCGTCCGTGTGGTATTCGACGCGGTCGGCGGTCCCGCATTCGAGCCGCTGACCGCGGCGATGTCGCCGGGTGGTATCTTGATCGAGTATGGTGGCCTGAGCGCTGAGCCGACGCCGTTTCCTCTTCCCAACGTGCTGAGCAAGAGCCTGACGCTGCGCGGCTACCTCGTGCATGAGATCATCCGCGATCCTGTCCGCCTTGCGAGGGCAAAGGCGTTCATTCTCGACGGCGTGTCAGACGGCGCGTTGAAGCCGATCATTGCCAGGACCTTCCGGTTCGAGGAGATCGTCGAGGCCCATCGCTTCCTGGAGTCGAATACACAGTTCGGCAAGATCGTCGTGACGATCTAG
- a CDS encoding ABC transporter substrate-binding protein — protein MLFSRRLMLGLAMAGTLAGALAFPAIAGEGTTEIDLFFPVPVDGKLARDMGTLIKEFNETHPGVKATAVYTGSYDDTLIKTRAAIKAGKPPAAVIMSANFLLDMQIENELTNLDSLIKADGTTKEQFLGQFFPALQGNAVIDRSVYGVPFHNSTPLLYINADKAKEVGLDPSKPPQTWAELTDWAKKLTKREGDKVTQWGIAIPCAYDYCGWMMETLTMSNGGRYYNEEFGGEVYYDTPSMLGALTWWNDLIFKHKVHAPGATPGPAVSTSFISGNAAMMMLSTGSLTYVRDNAKFNYKVAFIPRNVRNAVPIGGASLIVPAGLEADKQKAAWTLIKWMTSPEKSGWWSRATGYFAPNKAAYKTPEMLEFLNKNPDAKTAVEQLDVAKPWFATYKTVPVRKNLEDEVMLVLNGKKQPKEALAAAQKAADETLKPYNAETSLKLP, from the coding sequence ATGCTGTTCTCCCGCAGGCTCATGCTGGGCCTCGCCATGGCAGGCACACTGGCAGGCGCCCTCGCTTTTCCGGCCATCGCCGGCGAAGGCACGACCGAAATCGATTTGTTCTTCCCCGTTCCCGTCGACGGCAAGCTCGCCCGCGACATGGGCACGCTGATCAAGGAGTTCAACGAGACCCATCCCGGCGTCAAGGCGACCGCGGTCTACACCGGCTCGTATGACGACACGCTGATCAAGACACGCGCCGCGATCAAGGCCGGCAAGCCGCCGGCCGCCGTGATCATGTCGGCGAATTTCCTGCTCGACATGCAGATCGAGAACGAGCTCACCAATCTCGATAGCCTGATCAAGGCCGACGGTACTACCAAGGAGCAGTTCCTCGGCCAGTTCTTCCCGGCGCTGCAGGGCAACGCGGTGATCGACCGCTCGGTTTATGGCGTGCCGTTCCACAATTCGACGCCGCTGCTCTACATCAACGCCGACAAGGCCAAGGAAGTCGGCCTTGATCCGAGCAAGCCGCCGCAGACCTGGGCCGAGCTCACCGACTGGGCCAAGAAGCTCACCAAGCGCGAGGGCGACAAGGTGACTCAATGGGGCATCGCGATCCCCTGCGCCTACGACTATTGCGGCTGGATGATGGAAACGCTCACCATGAGCAATGGCGGGCGCTACTACAACGAGGAGTTCGGCGGCGAAGTGTATTACGATACGCCCTCGATGCTCGGTGCGCTCACCTGGTGGAATGACCTCATCTTCAAGCACAAGGTGCATGCGCCCGGCGCGACGCCCGGACCTGCAGTCAGCACCTCCTTCATCTCCGGCAACGCCGCGATGATGATGCTCTCGACGGGCTCGCTGACCTATGTGCGCGACAACGCCAAGTTCAACTACAAGGTCGCCTTCATCCCGCGCAACGTCCGCAATGCCGTGCCGATCGGCGGCGCGTCGCTGATCGTTCCGGCAGGCCTGGAGGCCGACAAGCAGAAAGCCGCCTGGACGCTGATCAAATGGATGACCTCGCCCGAGAAGAGCGGCTGGTGGAGCCGCGCCACCGGCTATTTCGCACCCAACAAGGCTGCCTACAAGACGCCCGAGATGCTCGAGTTCCTGAACAAGAATCCGGACGCCAAGACCGCCGTCGAGCAACTCGACGTCGCAAAGCCCTGGTTTGCGACCTACAAGACCGTGCCGGTACGCAAGAACCTTGAGGACGAGGTGATGCTGGTGCTCAACGGCAAGAAGCAGCCGAAGGAAGCCCTCGCCGCCGCCCAGAAGGCCGCCGACGAGACGCTCAAGCCTTACAATGCGGAAACTTCGCTGAAGCTGCCATAA
- a CDS encoding carbohydrate ABC transporter permease, which yields MKVIDWLLRDAPLATRREITPKLGFVLTILLALIWLIPFLWMGVATLRPASDGINLMAELMPSVKPTLDNIRDAWEIGDFPRYTLNTTIICTGILLVQFVTITLAGFAFARLSFAGKTLIFYLFLMQLMLVPVLLIVPNLSLVAQLGLYDTLTGVMMPFFASAFGTFLMRQAFEAIPTELEDAALIDGAGLFQCIRHIYVPLSMPSFSAFAIISVTSHWNDFLWPLMVINSPDKRPLTVGLSVFTATAEGTQAWGTIAAGTLMVIAPLLVTFLIFQKRFISSFVTSGIK from the coding sequence CGCGAGATCACACCAAAGCTCGGCTTCGTGCTGACGATCCTGCTCGCGCTGATCTGGCTGATCCCGTTCCTTTGGATGGGTGTGGCGACGCTGCGTCCCGCCTCCGACGGCATCAACCTCATGGCCGAGCTGATGCCGAGCGTGAAGCCGACGCTGGACAACATCCGGGATGCCTGGGAGATCGGCGACTTCCCGCGTTACACCCTCAACACCACGATCATCTGCACCGGCATCCTCCTGGTGCAGTTCGTCACCATCACGTTGGCGGGATTTGCCTTTGCGCGCCTGAGCTTCGCCGGCAAGACGCTGATCTTCTACCTGTTCCTGATGCAGCTGATGCTGGTGCCGGTGCTGCTGATCGTGCCCAACCTGAGCCTCGTGGCGCAGCTCGGCCTCTACGACACCCTCACCGGGGTCATGATGCCATTCTTCGCGTCGGCCTTCGGCACCTTCCTCATGCGGCAGGCCTTCGAGGCCATTCCGACCGAGCTCGAAGACGCCGCGCTGATCGACGGAGCCGGCCTGTTCCAGTGCATCCGCCACATCTACGTGCCGCTCTCGATGCCGAGCTTTTCTGCTTTCGCCATCATCTCCGTGACCAGCCACTGGAACGACTTCCTGTGGCCACTAATGGTGATCAATTCGCCGGACAAGCGACCGCTCACGGTTGGCCTCTCCGTCTTCACCGCCACGGCCGAAGGCACGCAGGCCTGGGGCACCATCGCCGCGGGCACGCTCATGGTGATCGCGCCGTTGCTCGTCACCTTCCTGATCTTTCAGAAACGCTTCATCAGCTCATTCGTCACCTCAGGCATCAAATAG